The Setaria viridis chromosome 2, Setaria_viridis_v4.0, whole genome shotgun sequence DNA window GGCCCATGGAGCATGGCGGAGTGCCGGAGGAGCACATCAGGTAGGAAGGCAGAGTTGCTGAGGGGCAGTGGTCGAGCTGCAGGTCCATGGCAGCGGTTAGGTGGCGGTGCTCGATTCCACGGCTTTTGTAGCCTGCAGCTTGATTCACTCCGACAATACTCGATTTGGTGGGCAGTAAAGCCAACACTTccctgctcctcttcctctaGCAGGAACACACGAGCACCACCAAATCCGGGTCAAGCAACCAATTCACGCACGCGGAATCTTCCTTCTCTCTGATCCCTCTTAGTTGTATTTCACATCAAGCAACGAAATCAAATAAGCCCCAATCCACCTGCATATTGACAAACATGCAGCTGCAGCCCCAAATTCGATCTCCTACCGTTGTGTCGCGCGTCCTCATGCAGGGATGTGAGATGCAGATAGGCAGCACGGGGAGCAGGAGAAGGGAAGTGACAAGCTCCGTGCGGCTGCCTAACGGATAAGGTGAAGGGGAGCTTGCAGACCAGGATAACAGATAGAGATTCAAACTCGTAAGTGGGGCGGGGGCAGTCCGCAGTTGATACGGGAACTGAGATGGAGCGGGAGGTGGCGTCGACGGTCAATGACGGATGGCTAAAACAGTCGATGATGGAGTTGAATCGTGGGTTGATTTCAGTAAAGTTCAAGGGTTTTTTTAAAACAACCACGACGGTTGaaagaaacaaccgcactttaatattaggtatagatataaagattcaataaatatttctcccaaaataaataaaatgacTACAATACATTTTCAACGATGCTTTAGTGATCTAGATTTCAAAGACAAAATATAACGATCTGAATGGATTAAAATTTCTATTCTACACAAAATGTGATATCACACTGACCATGATCAGCAAGTCCGAAGATAAACCAAATATTGCATTGCAAAACCCTTAACCACATTTCGTGAACAGGAAAACGCACATGTGATGATGTGAATTTAATCATCTTTACCAACAGAGGAACAATGGCACCCTCCAATTCAACAATGGAACCACAGAAATTACAGGGTTATTACAAAAAAAATGTAACAAACTGTCACTCAGCATCTTTCTAGATCATGATCGACCGCAGACCAGGAAATCTACCGATGATTGCAGCACTCTTCTCTCCTGGAACAGATTGGCTACATATTGTATGGGGCAATGTAACCCTAGTAAGAATCACTGCTACTAAATCTCAAGATCCTACTCGACGACCTCTCCTTCCTCTACTTCACCGCTTGTGCGCAACGTCCACCTTGGCATCTTGTTGAGCACGCACAGGGGAGAGATGTAGGGGTCGTTGAACCATACCGTCCTCACCACCTTGTCCAGCTCTCGCCGAAACTCCTCCCTCATCCGCTGGAGCTCCTCCCGTTCCCGTCTGCGCTTGGCTTCCTCGTCGGCATCTTCCGCCCTCCCCACCTCCTTCACCGGTGACGGCTTCCtgacgtcggcggcggagggataCGCCTTCCGCTCCTCGGACCGcgagctgctcctcctcctagtGCCCTCACGCGCGCGGCCACTACGCTTTCGCCCGCCCGCCTTCCTCTTGGCCGCGTGGTGGGCGACGTCTCGGCCGCGGCGGtgagcgtcgtcgtcgtccctccTGTAGTAGCCGGCGCGAGAGGCGCTTTcgcttcccctcctcctcttcctgtcCGGGGACGCCTCGCGGTGGTCTTCGTCACGTCGCCGGCGCCTCACCATCGCAGAGGgcgacgtcgtcgtcctccgcggctcgtcgtcacgGGGGGCCCGGTAGCGCTGCCGCCTCGCGGTCGCGGCCTTGTCCGCGGGGTCTTCCCGGCTCGCGGCGACGACACACGCGTGGGCGGGGTCGACGCGCACGCGAGAACCGCAaagcggaggggaggcggcCGGGCTGCGCCCGGCAGAGCGGTGGGAGTGGGAGTGGGAGGGAgccaccgcggccgccatgCCAAGCTTTTGTTCTACGGTTTATCGTGAGAGCGAGCGCGCGTGCGTGACTGCGTGTGTTGCCAATGCCTGGATGCCCTCCCGAGTCCTGACCGCGTGCGAGATCGTGTTGGGGAGGCGGGTGATGGTTCACAGACACAGTGATCGGAGTCGCGGAGTGGAGGCCGCCGTCAGGTTAAAAAGGCGCGCGGGGGCGTGGCGGTTCTCTCGTTTCGTTTCCTCCTCGGACAAGAATCCAGGGGGTGTTTGATATACCCTTCTTCACatgggatgtttgatactaattaggagtattaaacatagactatttacaaaatcattgtacagatggagtctaattcgcgagacgaatctattaagcctaattaatccatgtttgatactaattaggagtattaaacatagactatttacaaaatctttgtacagatggagtctaattcgcgagacgaatctattaagcctaattaatccatgatttgataatatgctgCTActataaacatgtgctaattataaattaattaggcttaatagattcatcttgcgaattaatATAGgaattctgcaattaattttataattagctcatatttagttcttctaattagcaacGTGATATTATCAAACACGCGCTCAGTAGCCGCGACGGTTTCCGATTAGGCGTCCGTGGCGCGCGGATTTAGATGGGAACGCGCATTCAGCCCGCCCGTTCGGTTTCGGACTTCTTCCCCGGGGTTACATCTTCTAGATCGCGGCCCATCTGTTGGGCCTGCTGGTATATGCAATGAAACAAGGCCAAGGCCCGAGAAGCATGGAACAACCAGCCCACTAATTAATTTGTTACCCGGCGCAGCACGAGAACATGTCACGGCGCAGCACGCACGACAGAGGCCTCGGCTCGCGCTACGGTGCAGGCGCCCGGCCGCGTGCAGGGGCCGAGGGGTTGGTGAACATGATTAGCATCGTCTCTGAAACGTGCAACGCAGCAACAAACAGAGCTTCGAAACGTGTTGGCGAATCGTAGTCGGTCGCGAGCTCACAGCAGCACGATCCATTCGTACTCTGGCACTGTGGCCGCGTCTAGTCAGGAGCCTGCGTGCTTTGCTTGATGACTGGCCGCGTCTACTTTAGCACTGTGGCAGCTCAACGCAACCCGTCAAACGGCCAACGCACGGGTGACAGCGAcctccccgcccccgtcgccgccgcctgccgcgcgAGGGCGTCGCTCGCGTAGTCACGTTACGTtaccgcccggcgcccccggtcTCTATCTCTCGTCGCCAACGACAGCCGCTCCGCTCCGTGCCTCCGTCCAagatccaaccaacacacaactACACAAGTGGTGGGGGGCTCCGGGCCGGTCGCGGCGCGCGCACGAGCGGGATTAGAAAACGCCCCCACCCGTCGGTCGGCGTGGCTGCATGGCGGTCCTGGAACTAATTAATTCGCGTACGCGTCGCCGTCCGGCGTTCGGTGCCGCGGCGACTGATTGGACAGCCGCACATGCGCCCCCCCGTGCATCATTGTCATCGGGCACGATCCGCACCGGATCTTCAGGGAACCTTGGCAGCGGCAGGCGGCCACGACGCGAGGCGATGACGCTGTCGCTGCGTGCCCCGGGCACGCGCGCTCCGGCGCCGCAGGCTGCGGAGGACCCGATCGCGCGCGGCGGCAGCCAGGAGGACATGGCACTGTAGCCGCGCAGCCAGCACGCAGTAACCCCGGCCGCGGAAGCTAGCGGACGTGCGTGCCCGTCGCGGCACTGTGCGATGTCACTGCTGGGGATGCCGAGCGAGCTCCCCGGCCCCGCGCACGCCGCGGCGCACGTCGATCAATAATGGGAGCACGAACAGAGGGGGGCCATCGGCCATCGCGTATATGTCTCGCTCGTGTACGCCGGCCGGTATCCCCGACACGGCCGCCGGGGACGGACGCGGACGGGTGATCGGACATGCCAGAGCGCGAGGTGCACCGCACCATGGCCGCTCCAGGATACGCTTGTGCCACTGGCTCGGCTCGTGCGTCCCAATGATTTCGCGGGGCGCAGCTGGATGGAGCCTGTGTTGATGCCTGCGTTTTTCGTACAGGTGCGTGCGTGtcgatgtgtgtgtgtgtgcaggcGCGGCGGATGATTGGTTTGGTGCGGAGGCAACAGCATCTACAGGGTGCCGGCCGGGCCGATGCCTAGCAACTGATTGATGAGTGCCGTTCGTCTGTCGCTGGGAAAAGATgtccgtgtgtgtgtgtgtgcaagtcaGCGATTTGGGCATCTGATCTGCTACTACATGATGCATCTACATTGGTCTGATGGTCGCTAATTCGACATCTCATGCGTGAGTGTTCGCTAAGAGCACTCACAATGCAGACTTCATCGTGGAGTCTATCCCTATTAATTGCACTGCCATGTAAGCATTTGGATGATGTGGCAAGTAATTTAACGAGGAGAGAGGAGCAAAAATGGAGAAACGACGTCTTATTTAGACGCCAAGTCTTCGATTCGTTCGAGGCTGGAAGACTCCACCAGTCTCCGCATTGGGGGAGGGGAAGGTCGAGTCTACGGATCCAGTacgccatgccgccgccgccgaaatTCCTCCCGCTTCTCCCGCGCGCCATCTCCCGCGCGCGAGCCGGAGCCCGCCGATTCCTGCGTGCAAGGTCTCCCGTGCGCGCGCTCTCCAGCTCGTCCCCCGCGCTCTCCAGCTCGTCGCCGCTGTACAAAAGGAACCCAGTTCCAAATCAAGGTACGCccaatccatccccaaatcttcTCCCCAACTGATCTCCTCCCCAACAAGCTTTAACCCAAATCCATACACAAATCTCGAATTAGGGATGAATCGATTGACGAAGCCTAGTTCCCGGCGGGGCAGTGGTGGCCGTGGAACCCGACCTCCGGCCATCCGTGCTCCTGGGACCTGTGTTCCGGCCGCAGGTGCTTCTGCAACTCGGAGCCTTCCCGCTGGCAGCGCTGCAACAGCAGGTGTTGCTGCTCCCGTCACCAGTTCTCCAATCAGTGCTTCCCCCTTTGGTGGATGGTGGCCAACATCTTCTCCTAGTGAAGGGTATGTCAACAGAAATACGTTTCTATGGATCACAGATTGTCTATACACATTGTAGTTACAGATTTTATATATAGTCACAGCTTTCTGTGTTAACTAGATGAATTGCGTGGATGGCATGCCGTGGTGTTATAGATTTTGGTCACAGCTTCTTTGTAGTTATAGATTATAGATTGTAGTTATAGATTTTAGATTTTAGTTACAGATGTGAAAAATGTATATATGCATAAATGACATGCCGTGGTGTTGCTAGGCATGCCAATTTCAtagcaattatttttcctatatgtTGTTCTCAATTTGCCATGTCGGTGTGTTGCTCTTGAAGTGTTTTATGGCATGCATTCTGTGGATTTTAGTaatttagtatatatatatatttcatggatAATAGTTTGAATGCCTTTTGCCAATACTGTTCCTCTCATTTTGAAGAGATTAGGTGACTGCTAATATCACCTCTTCCTTTTTGGTTACGATTGAGCCACTATATATTGTTGCTTTCAGTTTTCTCTGAAGTTACGATAATAACAGACAACCTTACCACACAACAAACAATATGGTTGCAGGTTATACCCACAAGGAGGGTTCTCAAATCTTCTGCATTCCAACCCATTTCTTAACCATCCTAATGGAACCAATCTTCCAGAGAATTTCCACTTTGTTGGTGCTGCAATGAATCGGTCTTCAGTGTCTCCAATTGACCTGGGTGCTACAAGAACTCATTctccagcagaagaagaagatggtctATCTCATGATGCAGTGAAAGATGTAGGTGCAGAAGAAGATGAATCAATTAATGTTGATGACGATGCTAGAACCGACAAGCGTTTGAACTGGACCGTTGAAGAAGATAAACGATTGGCCAGTGCCTGGTTGCGTAATTCAAAGGACCCAGTCGATGGAAATGGCAAGAAGGTAGAGCGGTATTGGGAAGATGTGACTACAGAATACAACAAGACCACAGAAACTAGCCGTAAGAGGAACAGAAACCAACTGAAAATACGTTGGGATCGCTCTAGGAAACCATTAACTGATTTTCATGGTGTTTGGGTAAATGCCGATAGAGTATGGCAAAGTGGGATGAGTGATGACCAGTTGACTGACAAAGCATTAGAGATGTGGGCTGGCCAGAATAGTGGTAAGGCATTCCATCTGCTGCATATGTGGAAGGTAGTACGTGGTCAGCAGAAATGGTCAGCATATATTGCTAGGttaaagaaggaaaaggaaaagagtacAAAGGCTAACAGTAACCTATCTGCAGTGGTGAATTTGGACTTAGATGGAGAAAAGCGACCAATGGGACAGAAGAAAGCCAAAAAAGAATTGAAAGGCAACAAAAAGGGAAATGACGCCTTATCTGATTTGAACAATAAATTTGACAAGTTCATTGaagcaagcaacaaaaacagggcagagagagagaagatgaTAGAAATTCAACAAAGTTTGGCTGATAAGAAGATTGAAGCAGCTAAGATTAGTCATGAAGCAGCTCATGAACAAACTAAGTGCAAAATGCTGGAAACTTACACACAGCTACTGCTTACACCTCATGATCAGCTTAATGCAGATGCTTTGGCTGAGAGAAATTTGGCACTAGAGAGCATGAGACTTGCTTTATTTCCTAATGTATGCCACTGTCAACCCTTCTTTAATTGCTTATTCAATTGCAATGAACTGGTaactgatggacttgtaccttTTCTAGAATTGATCATGCAATAGCTACAATGTGAAAACAAATGTGACCATGGAAGTGATTTATGTAAGGTAACTGAAATCCTTTGGTCAGTGCTATATTAATTCCTGTGATTAGTTTTTTGCATGCAAGTGTGAACTCCTTCCACTTGTGAAATGAGACCACTAATTTTTGTGAAACTGAAACAGCCACGGCAAGTGTGAACTCCTTCCACTTGTTTTGTGCATGCAAGTGTGAATAGATACAGCCACGGCAATTGTGACTATATATAGCACACAGCCACGGCACTATTCTGAGTCCCCTTTCTGCTACTGCTCCCCTTTCTGCTAGTGCTTCCCTTTCTAATCTGCTTTCCACTATTCTCTGGTATCCTTTGCTACCATGGATGGAGATGGCAACATGGACCCTGCTGATCTGTACTCCATGGATGACTATCTTCAAGAGCAAGAAATTCTAGATGATTTAGGCGACCATCTTGTAGCTGAAATGCAAACCATTGTTGATGACATACAAGGTGGAGGATCTCGGAGTGGTCCTAGGCGATATGTGGAGAGGCCTCGTGAACAAGCCAGCCAGCAACTAATGGATGACTACTTCTCTCTTAATCCAGTCTACAATGAGACACAGTTTCGAAGAAGATTTAGGATGAGGAGACCCCTCTTTCTGAAGATTGTTGAGGCCTTGAGTGGATGGGATGAGTATTTCACCTTGAGACCGGATGCTCTGAATCGTCCCGGGTTCTCACCAATTCATAAGTGTACGGTAGCTATCCGTCAATTAGCATATGGCGGCTCAGCAGACCAGCTTGATGAGTATCTGAAGATGGGAGAAAGTACTGGTGTGGAGTGCTTGAAAAAGTTTGTTAAGGGAATCATTGAAGTATATGGTGAAGAGTACTTGAGACGCCCCACAGTACAAGATGTTGAACGACTGTTGGAGATCGGTGAGCGTCGTGGTTTTCCTGGCATGTTAGGGAGCATTGACGGTATGCATTGGCATTGGGAAAAATGTCCCAATGCATGGAAGGGACAATATACTCGTGGTGATCATGGTGTACCAACCATCATTCTAGAGGCTGTTGCTTCGCATGACCGATGGATATGGCATGCTTTCTTTGGAGTGGCGGGATCCAACAATGACATCAATGTGCTGAGTCATTCTGATTTGTTCGTCAAGGAATTAAGA harbors:
- the LOC117844452 gene encoding uncharacterized protein, producing MNRSSVSPIDLGATRTHSPAEEEDGLSHDAVKDVGAEEDESINVDDDARTDKRLNWTVEEDKRLASAWLRNSKDPVDGNGKKVERYWEDVTTEYNKTTETSRKRNRNQLKIRWDRSRKPLTDFHGVWVNADRVWQSGMSDDQLTDKALEMWAGQNSGKAFHLLHMWKVVRGQQKWSAYIARLKKEKEKSTKANSNLSAVVNLDLDGEKRPMGQKKAKKELKGNKKGNDALSDLNNKFDKFIEASNKNRAEREKMIEIQQSLADKKIEAAKISHEAAHEQTKCKMLETYTQLLLTPHDQLNADALAERNLALESMRLALFPNVCHCQPFFNCLFNCNELVTDGLVPFLELIMQ
- the LOC117842034 gene encoding protein ALP1-like; translation: MDPADLYSMDDYLQEQEILDDLGDHLVAEMQTIVDDIQGGGSRSGPRRYVERPREQASQQLMDDYFSLNPVYNETQFRRRFRMRRPLFLKIVEALSGWDEYFTLRPDALNRPGFSPIHKCTVAIRQLAYGGSADQLDEYLKMGESTGVECLKKFVKGIIEVYGEEYLRRPTVQDVERLLEIGERRGFPGMLGSIDGMHWHWEKCPNAWKGQYTRGDHGVPTIILEAVASHDRWIWHAFFGVAGSNNDINVLSHSDLFVKELRGEAPQVQYFVNGRQYTKGYYLADGIYPDWAVFVKSIRAPQSAEHKLYSEHQEGERKDVECAFGILQSRFCILRRPARLYDQGDLENIMLACIILHNMIIEDEKDIEDDLFDLNEEGTTSTVQASTIAHGYDPVMEEVIQRSAEIRDREAHRQLQSDLIDHIWQKFGNRTN